The following proteins are encoded in a genomic region of Glycine max cultivar Williams 82 chromosome 18, Glycine_max_v4.0, whole genome shotgun sequence:
- the GSTF13 gene encoding phi class glutathione S-transferase, which produces MLVKVYGPTYGAPKRVLVCLIEKEIEFETVHIDLFKGENKEPEFLKLQPFGSLPVIQDGDYTLYESRAIIRYFAEKYKDQGTDLLGKTIEEKGLVEQWLEVEAHNFHPPLYNLVINVLFAPLTGAPSDQKVIEESDKKIEKVLDVYEERLSKSKYLAGDFFSLADLSHLPFGHYLVNQTGRGNLVRERKHVSAWWDDISNRPAWQKVLQLYKYPV; this is translated from the exons atgttggTGAAGGTGTACGGTCCAACCTATGGAGCCCCCAAGAGGGTGCTGGTGTGTCTGATTGAGAAGGAAATTGAGTTTGAAACAGTACATATTGATCTCTTCAAGGGAGAGAATAAGGAACCTGAGTTCCTAAAGCTGCAG CCATTTGGATCACTTCCTGTTATTCAAGATGGTGATTATACTCTCTATG AATCTCGTGCAATAATCAGATACTTTGCAGAGAAGTATAAAGACCAAGGGACAGACTTGTTGGGAAAGACAATAGAAGAAAAAGGTCTAGTGGAACAATGGCTTGAAGTAGAAGCTCATAACTTTCACCCACCACTCTACAATTTGGTTATTAATGTTCTGTTTGCCCCATTAACGGGTGCTCCTTCTGACCAAAAAGTGATAGAAGAGAGTGATAAAAAGATTGAGAAGGTGCTGGATGTTTATGAGGAGAGGCTGTCAAAGAGCAAGTACTTGGCTGGTGACTTTTTCAGCCTTGCTGATCTTAGCCACCTCCCATTTGGTCACTATTTGGTGAACCAAACTGGGAGAGGGAATTTGGTCCGAGAGAGGAAGCATGTGAGTGCTTGGTGGGATGATATTAGTAACCGACCAGCTTGGCAGAAGGTTCTTCAGCTATACAAATACCCTGTGTAG